A single window of Vigna unguiculata cultivar IT97K-499-35 chromosome 1, ASM411807v1, whole genome shotgun sequence DNA harbors:
- the LOC114162593 gene encoding uncharacterized protein At4g15970-like isoform X1, whose product MRASRLRNSLYLSLSAFFILLACLLLYHYPGSNESSFRKMVLFKHSSTYDPKNEKLENMLKRATMPDRTVILTMVDESLASPGSLLQILLKSFKSGEGTQRLVNHLVIIAMDLQAFQYCSSLHPYCIHPSIFPRHFATKTQSIMTTSADKLFTWTKKDVLFEVIRLGYNIIFTDPDVLWLRSPLINFNPINELTISCNVLSNGERGSYLYDEGIFFLKANTISFEFFNYWKLTKILYPNDPVEESLCTTIKERQDIADTYGFRIQHVNTSSFGGFCQLNKDMFREVYTIQANCCDDLKSKVHDLNIVLDDWIRFRKGASEDNALDKMALRWPQKCSRRNHT is encoded by the exons ATGAGAGCTTCCAGATTGAGAAATTCTCTGTATCTTTCTCTCTCAGCTTTCTTCATACTTCTGGCATGCCTCCTTCTATATCACTACCCTGGATCAAATGAAAGTAGTTTCAGAAAGATGGTTCTGTTCAAGCATTCATCAACT TACGACCCaaagaatgaaaaattagaGAATATGCTGAAGAGAGCTACGATGCCAGACAGAACTGTTATCCTAACAATGGTAGATGAATCATTGGCAAGTCCTGGATCTCTCcttcaaattttactaaaaagtTTCAAATCAGGTGAAGGAACTCAAAGGTTAGTGAATCACTTAGTGATCATTGCCATGGACCTCCAAGCTTTTCAGTACTGCAGCTCCTTGCACCCCTATTGCATCCACCCTTCCATCTTTCCGCGTCATTTTGCCACAAAAACACAATCAATTATGACAACCTCGGCTGATAAGTTATTCACTTGGACAAAAAAGGATGTCTTGTTTGAAGTGATTCGATTGGGTTACAACATAATTTTCACG GATCCAGATGTGCTGTGGCTTAGGAGTCCATTGATAAACTTCAATCCAATTAATGAACTCACAATTTCATGTAATGTGTTGAGTAATGGAGAAAGAGGAAGTTACCTGTATGATGAGGGTATATTCTTCCTGAAAGCAAATACCATTTCCTTCGAATTTTTCAACTATTGGAAATTGACCAAGATTCTTTATCCAAACGATCCCGTAGAAGAGTCCTTGTGTACAACAATAAAAGAAAGGCAAGATATAGCTGACACGTATGGCTTTCGGATTCAGCATGTAAATACAAGCTCTTTTGGAGGGTTTTGTCAGCTAAATAAGGATATGTTCAGGGAGGTTTATACCATTCAAGCTAACTGTTGTGATGATCTCAAAAGCAAAGTTCATGACCTGAATATTGTTCTGGATGATTGGATCCGCTTCAGAAAAGGTGCATCAGAGGACAATGCTTTGGATAAAATGGCTTTGAGGTGGCCGCAGAAGTGTTCCAGAAGAAATCATACTTAG
- the LOC114162593 gene encoding uncharacterized protein At4g15970-like isoform X2 — MLKRATMPDRTVILTMVDESLASPGSLLQILLKSFKSGEGTQRLVNHLVIIAMDLQAFQYCSSLHPYCIHPSIFPRHFATKTQSIMTTSADKLFTWTKKDVLFEVIRLGYNIIFTDPDVLWLRSPLINFNPINELTISCNVLSNGERGSYLYDEGIFFLKANTISFEFFNYWKLTKILYPNDPVEESLCTTIKERQDIADTYGFRIQHVNTSSFGGFCQLNKDMFREVYTIQANCCDDLKSKVHDLNIVLDDWIRFRKGASEDNALDKMALRWPQKCSRRNHT; from the exons ATGCTGAAGAGAGCTACGATGCCAGACAGAACTGTTATCCTAACAATGGTAGATGAATCATTGGCAAGTCCTGGATCTCTCcttcaaattttactaaaaagtTTCAAATCAGGTGAAGGAACTCAAAGGTTAGTGAATCACTTAGTGATCATTGCCATGGACCTCCAAGCTTTTCAGTACTGCAGCTCCTTGCACCCCTATTGCATCCACCCTTCCATCTTTCCGCGTCATTTTGCCACAAAAACACAATCAATTATGACAACCTCGGCTGATAAGTTATTCACTTGGACAAAAAAGGATGTCTTGTTTGAAGTGATTCGATTGGGTTACAACATAATTTTCACG GATCCAGATGTGCTGTGGCTTAGGAGTCCATTGATAAACTTCAATCCAATTAATGAACTCACAATTTCATGTAATGTGTTGAGTAATGGAGAAAGAGGAAGTTACCTGTATGATGAGGGTATATTCTTCCTGAAAGCAAATACCATTTCCTTCGAATTTTTCAACTATTGGAAATTGACCAAGATTCTTTATCCAAACGATCCCGTAGAAGAGTCCTTGTGTACAACAATAAAAGAAAGGCAAGATATAGCTGACACGTATGGCTTTCGGATTCAGCATGTAAATACAAGCTCTTTTGGAGGGTTTTGTCAGCTAAATAAGGATATGTTCAGGGAGGTTTATACCATTCAAGCTAACTGTTGTGATGATCTCAAAAGCAAAGTTCATGACCTGAATATTGTTCTGGATGATTGGATCCGCTTCAGAAAAGGTGCATCAGAGGACAATGCTTTGGATAAAATGGCTTTGAGGTGGCCGCAGAAGTGTTCCAGAAGAAATCATACTTAG
- the LOC114174647 gene encoding 30S ribosomal protein S21, chloroplastic: MAASSSFSSFLSFLLPPKPQLHPPSLTRFSPRSHKVCAQHQDHHSPELSSHAIMNPSHAHANMLFFRSAYNVQVVVDENEPEERLLNRFRREVMKAGVIQECKRRRFFENKQEEKKRKNREAAKRKSRSRRPQSRFQAQNKPDVATTKKVEDDDNWDLPEVDAPYISTT; this comes from the exons ATGGCAGCCTcatcctccttctcctccttcCTCTCCTTTCTCCTCCCTCCAAAGCCACAACTGCACCCTCCTTCCCTCACGCGCTTTTCGCCTCGAAGCCACAAGGTCTGTGCTCAACATCAGGATCACCACTCACCGGAGCTGTCCTCGCACGCGATAATGAACCCTTCTCACGCGCACGCAAACATGCTCTTCTTCCGATCTGCGTACAACGTGCAGGTGGTGGTTGACGAGAACGAGCCCGAGGAGAGGCTCCTCAACCGCTTCCGGAGAGAGGTCATGAAAGCTGGAGTCATACAAGAATGCAAGAGGAGACGCTTCTTTGAGAACAAGCAGGAGGAGAAGAAACGCAAGAACCGCGAAGCTGCTAAGCGTAAAAGCAGAAGCAG GCGCCCTCAATCAAGATTTCAAGCACAAAACAAGCCAGATGTTGCAACAACCAAGAAGGTAGAGGATGATGATAACTGGGATCTTCCAGAAGTAGACGCTCCATATATTTCAACCACATGA